In Rhodamnia argentea isolate NSW1041297 chromosome 11, ASM2092103v1, whole genome shotgun sequence, one genomic interval encodes:
- the LOC125312435 gene encoding NAC domain-containing protein 2-like, whose product MKKARLELPAGFRFHPTDDELVNHYLIPKCASHPVSAPIIAEIDLYKFDPWELPEMALHGEKEWYFFSHRDRKYPNGSRPNRAAGNGYWKATGADKPIGCPKTLGIKKALVFYAGKAMRGVKTNWIMHEYRIANVDRSASKKKNSSRLDDWVLCRIYNKKGTIEKHFPTTHNKSAEFPEMETKPQIVMPAAPNPCSPPQYGHSPMTADHMYMDSSESMPRLHTDSSCSEHAVSPGLACEKEVQSEAKWDDWDKALDFQFGSMENFLDDAFAQGEYQLDLFSPLQDMSMYLQKPF is encoded by the exons atgaagaaggctCGATTGGAGTTGCCAGCGGGGTTCAGGTTCCACCCCACGGACGACGAGTTGGTGAACCATTACTTGATTCCCAAGTGCGCTTCTCACCCCGTCTCCGCCCCCATCATTGCCGAGATCGATCTCTACAAGTTCGACCCTTGGGAACTTCCAG AAATGGCTCTGCACGGCGAAAAAGAATGGTACTTCTTTTCCCACAGGGACCGCAAGTACCCCAACGGGTCACGGCCGAATCGGGCAGCCGGAAATGGGTATTGGAAGGCGACCGGGGCTGATAAGCCGATCGGCTGCCCAAAGACGCTGGGCATAAAAAAGGCGCTAGTGTTTTATGCTGGAAAAGCTATGAGAGGAGTGAAGACCAATTGGATCATGCACGAGTATCGCATCGCCAATGTCGATCGATCCGCcagcaagaagaagaacagcTCGAGG CTTGATGATTGGGTTCTATGCCGGATATACAACAAGAAGGGCACCATAGAGAAGCATTTCCCCACCACGCACAATAAATCGGCAGAGTTCCCAGAAATGGAGACCAAGCCGCAGATTGTTATGCCGGCAGCGCCAAACCCGTGCTCTCCTCCCCAATATGGGCATTCGCCAATGACTGCGGATCACATGTACATGGACTCGTCGGAGTCGATGCCGAGGCTGCACACGGATTCTAGCTGCTCGGAGCACGCGGTGTCCCCGGGCTTGGCATGCGAGAAGGAAGTGCAGAGCGAGGCGAAGTGGGACGATTGGGACAAGGCCCTCGATTTCCAGTTCGGTTCAATGGAGAACTTCTTGGACGATGCTTTCGCGCAAGGAGAGTATCAGTTGGATCTGTTCTCGCCTCTTCAGGACATGTCCATGTACTTGCAGAAGCCATTTTGA